The region ACCACGGAACTCCCCGTCGGATTCTGGGGCTGGGATTTCGGTACCGGCACGGTGATCTGGGACGATGCCGCGCTCGGCATCCTGGGGATCGACGCGAAGGGGTTCGACGGGCAGATCCGTACCTGGCGGCGACTGGTCCACCCGCAGGATCTCCCGCAGTTGCTGGCCCGGGCCGACGAGGCCATCCGCGCCCGCACGCCCTACCAGGCGGAATTTCGGGTCCGCCGGCCGGATGCCGACATGCGCCGGGTGGAGGTCCAGGGCCAGGCATCGAGTGCCGACGACGGCTCCGGCCCGCGCCTGGCCGGGATCGTGCGTGACATCACCTCGGGCCACCCGGCCAAGGGACCGGCGGAGCACGCCCAGCGGCCTGTGCGCTACGGATTCCTGGCCGTCGACCGCTCCTGGCGGATCATCTTTGCCAATCCGGAGGCCGAGCGCCTGCTTGCCCCGTCGCGGCAGTGGCTCGGGCAGGTGCTGTGGGATGCGGTTCCGGCGCTGTGTTCACCCGGCATGGAGGAAGTCGGCAGGCAAGCAGCGGCCGAGGGCAGACCGACCGAACTGGACACACGTAAGCACACCGGCCGACGGCTGCATGTGCGACTGGCCCCGTTGTCGGACGGCCTGACCCTGTGCATCACCGACATCAGCAGCATCCGGCACCCGCAAGCCGACGAGGCCTCCGCCGAGGGCGCTGCCGTCGAACGCACCATGCGCATCGTGGAGCTGACCCGAGCCCTTGCCGGTGCGGTCACCGGACATGACGTGGCCGACGTGATGGCCACCCACATGGTTCCCCTGTTCGGCGCCAAAGGCGTCGGTGTCTGGACTCACGAAAACGGCCGAGCGTTTCTGATGGGCAGTGCCGGCCCCAAGGAGAGCCTCCGCCGCTTCGAAGGCGCCCGCGTCGCAGAGCTTCCGCCGTCTGCCCAAGCCTTCATCGAGGGCACCTTGGACTTCATCTGCTCCGCGGAGGAGTTCATCAGCCGCTTCCCAGCGCTTGCCGACCTGCCCGCTGCGAGCGGGACCCAGGCATGGGCGATCCTGCCGCTGATCGCCTCCGGGCGCACCGTGGGCGCTTCCTGTGTCAGCTATGAGCATCCGCACGCCTTCAGCCACGAGGAACGCACCCTGTTCACCGCTATGAGTGGCATGGTCGCCCAGGCCATGGAGCGTGCCCGGCTGTACGACGCCGAGCACCGCCGGGCCCAGGAACTCCAGCGCGGTTTGCTCCCGCGGCGTCTGCCGGTCCTGCCCGCTGTGACCGCCTCCGCCCGCTACCAGCCCGCCGGTGACGGCACGAAGGCCGGCGGCGACTGGTATGACGTCATCCCACTGTCGGCCGAGCAGGTTGCTCTGGTCATTGGAGACGTCATGGGGCACGGCGTGTCCGAGGCCGTCACCATGGGCCGACTGCGCACCGCGGGCCGTACGCTCGCTGATCTCGAGCAGCCTCTGGACGAGCTCTTCTTCCACCTCAACGAAATCGTCAGCGGCCTCGGCGACGGCTTTTACGCCACCTGCCTCTGCATCGTCTACGACCCGGTCAGCCGCATGTGCCAGGCCATCACCGCCGGCCATCCTCCGCCCGTCATCCTCCGGCCCGACGGAACCTGCTACTTTCCGGACCTGCCTGTCAACCCCCCGCTCGGCGCCGCCACCCCGCCCTTCGACACAGCCGAGTTCAGCCTGCCCGACGGCGCGATCCTCGCGCTCTACACCGACGGCCTCGTCGAATCCGGCGGACTGGACATCGCCGAAGGCATGGGGCGCCTCGCCTGCCAACTTCGCCCCGCACACGTTCAGGTGACAGAGACCCTCGACGACCTGTGCGACCGTCTGATCGCCACCCTGCTGCCCGACCCGCGCAGCCGCGATGACAGCGCACTGCTCGTGGCCCGCACCAAGGCGCTGGCTCCCGAGAACATCTCCTGCCTGCAGCTGCACGACGAACCCACAGCCGCAGGCCAGGCCCGCGCGCATGTCCGAGCCCAGCTGGCCGCCTGGAACCTGGATGAGCTGATCATGACCACCGAACTCGTCGCCAGCGAGCTCGTCGGCAATGTCGTCCGCCATGCAAGAGGACCGATCACCCTGCGGCTGCTGCGCGGCCGCACCCTCATCTGCGAAGTCGCAGACGCCAGCCCCGCGATGCCCAGAATCCGTCGAGCGGCTGACACCGACGAGAACGGCCGCGGGCTCCAGCTGATCTCCGCTGTGACCAGCCGGTGGGGCGCCCGCTACACAGGCTCCGGCAAGTGCATCTGGACCGAGCAGCTCCTGTCCACCGACCCGCTTGGTGAGCGAATCTCGTACGAGTCCGTGTGAGCGGGCTCCCCATCCCGATGCAAGACGTCGACAAGCCGCATGCCTGCCGCCGGACGTGCCGCTCCCATCAACCTGCGCGCTTGCCGGGTCAGCTGCATGCATTGATTCGGTGAGGGACACCCCAGAGCCTCCTAAGGCCAAATCTTGTGCATTAGCATCACTGCAAACCTGGAGGAGACTTAACGCCAAGCGGTGTGCGTTATAGTGGGTTGATGGTTGCAGAATCGTCCCCGCGGCGGCGTACCGGCGGCCGCAGCGCCCTGGTGCTGACGTCCATCAGGAAGGCCGTCGAGGAACTGATCGCCGAACGGGGCAGTGACGCCATCACCATCCCGATGGTCGCGGAGCGTGCGGGAGTGAATCACTCCAGCATCTACCGACGGTGGGGCGACGCCCGGACCATGATCAACGACCTGGCGACCTACCGGCTCGACCCGGACCGCGGCCTTCCCGACACCGGGGACCTGCGCGCCGATCTGACCACCTGGGCACAGGAGCTGATCAGCCACTACAGCGTCCCGGTGAACGCCGCCCTCCTGCGCGGCGGGGCCGCCGCGGCCGGTGAGGACGAATCGGACTGCCTGCGCGACCGCCGGACAGAAGCAGCCGGCTTCGCCGCACGCCCCGGCAGCACCTTCACCGGCGACCAGGTCATCGACCTGCTGGTGGCCCCCATCATCTACAGAGCCATC is a window of Streptomyces sp. NBC_00271 DNA encoding:
- a CDS encoding SpoIIE family protein phosphatase — translated: MNTYDTLRLGLNRAVAVTEAMGGMVHLGPLGSSGLYLAVESNVEGPATQRWEEVDRRSPQAPAYAVRTNAPAWAAPTSPEFATCLPGVPSGAGLLSVPIPVAGSDEPLGVLSVFTRTPEKPALHQQLTAVAGWIADCLGNSPGPRQPEDEGRPADCDTTELPVGFWGWDFGTGTVIWDDAALGILGIDAKGFDGQIRTWRRLVHPQDLPQLLARADEAIRARTPYQAEFRVRRPDADMRRVEVQGQASSADDGSGPRLAGIVRDITSGHPAKGPAEHAQRPVRYGFLAVDRSWRIIFANPEAERLLAPSRQWLGQVLWDAVPALCSPGMEEVGRQAAAEGRPTELDTRKHTGRRLHVRLAPLSDGLTLCITDISSIRHPQADEASAEGAAVERTMRIVELTRALAGAVTGHDVADVMATHMVPLFGAKGVGVWTHENGRAFLMGSAGPKESLRRFEGARVAELPPSAQAFIEGTLDFICSAEEFISRFPALADLPAASGTQAWAILPLIASGRTVGASCVSYEHPHAFSHEERTLFTAMSGMVAQAMERARLYDAEHRRAQELQRGLLPRRLPVLPAVTASARYQPAGDGTKAGGDWYDVIPLSAEQVALVIGDVMGHGVSEAVTMGRLRTAGRTLADLEQPLDELFFHLNEIVSGLGDGFYATCLCIVYDPVSRMCQAITAGHPPPVILRPDGTCYFPDLPVNPPLGAATPPFDTAEFSLPDGAILALYTDGLVESGGLDIAEGMGRLACQLRPAHVQVTETLDDLCDRLIATLLPDPRSRDDSALLVARTKALAPENISCLQLHDEPTAAGQARAHVRAQLAAWNLDELIMTTELVASELVGNVVRHARGPITLRLLRGRTLICEVADASPAMPRIRRAADTDENGRGLQLISAVTSRWGARYTGSGKCIWTEQLLSTDPLGERISYESV
- a CDS encoding TetR/AcrR family transcriptional regulator, whose translation is MVAESSPRRRTGGRSALVLTSIRKAVEELIAERGSDAITIPMVAERAGVNHSSIYRRWGDARTMINDLATYRLDPDRGLPDTGDLRADLTTWAQELISHYSVPVNAALLRGGAAAAGEDESDCLRDRRTEAAGFAARPGSTFTGDQVIDLLVAPIIYRAIFLPWTLPEADARTYVDELCDRST